The following proteins are encoded in a genomic region of Aquifex aeolicus VF5:
- a CDS encoding DHH family phosphoesterase, with the protein MTKENIPIVDFLKNVKGSILILTHENPDGDSLGSGLALYKFLKKKGKEVYIGSKDGVPHFLDFLPGVEDVINPDGKFYDVGIVVDASGFYRVGKEVKVGKRIRIDHHVGGEFYGMHDYIDPTAPATAALVYEIIKNWDETAIDKDIATCIYTGLATDTGFFRYSNTNEKTFELAKELVSYGADPYYVYTMVMEREKVNKMKLIAKVLETLQLHEDGKVAGITVFKKFLDETGTTYEDTEGLVNYPRSIEGVKVAYALIEKPEEGVWKVSLRAKGNVNVGKIAERLGGGGHKYASGAKIKTNSYEEALKKLLEAIKEELKLEKVYA; encoded by the coding sequence ATGACGAAGGAAAACATTCCCATTGTGGACTTCTTGAAGAACGTAAAAGGTTCCATACTGATCCTCACGCACGAAAATCCGGACGGGGATTCCCTTGGAAGCGGTTTGGCACTTTACAAGTTTTTAAAGAAGAAAGGAAAGGAAGTTTACATAGGTTCTAAAGACGGAGTTCCTCACTTTCTGGACTTTTTACCCGGTGTTGAGGATGTGATAAATCCCGACGGTAAGTTTTACGACGTTGGTATAGTAGTTGATGCTTCTGGTTTTTACAGAGTCGGAAAAGAAGTGAAAGTGGGCAAGAGGATAAGGATAGATCATCACGTGGGCGGTGAGTTCTACGGGATGCACGACTACATAGACCCGACCGCTCCCGCAACTGCAGCACTAGTGTATGAGATAATAAAGAACTGGGACGAGACCGCTATAGATAAAGACATAGCAACGTGTATATACACGGGACTTGCCACGGATACGGGATTCTTCAGATACTCAAATACAAATGAAAAGACTTTTGAACTTGCAAAGGAACTCGTGTCTTACGGGGCGGATCCATACTACGTGTACACAATGGTAATGGAAAGGGAAAAGGTAAACAAGATGAAGCTAATAGCTAAAGTTCTGGAAACCCTTCAACTCCACGAAGACGGAAAAGTTGCGGGTATAACTGTGTTCAAGAAATTCTTAGACGAGACGGGAACCACTTACGAGGACACGGAAGGACTAGTTAATTACCCCCGTTCCATTGAAGGTGTGAAGGTGGCTTACGCACTAATAGAAAAGCCGGAAGAAGGCGTGTGGAAGGTGTCTCTAAGGGCGAAAGGCAACGTAAACGTTGGGAAGATAGCGGAAAGGCTGGGCGGTGGAGGTCACAAGTACGCCTCAGGAGCAAAGATAAAGACGAATTCTTACGAGGAAGCTTTAAAGAAACTCCTTGAAGCAATAAAAGAAGAACTGAAACTGGAAAAGGTTTACGCTTAA
- a CDS encoding deoxyribonuclease IV yields MALFGAHVSSAGSILKTFKRAKDIGAEVFQFFLRSPRAWYWKGVDKETKQAFIEKLKDFKNPVMVHAPYLLNLASPNEELREKSVKVFLEELKFCDEVGIHFYNFHPGTAKGISDEEGLRNVIKSLEEVFSEYTPKFTTVLLENTAGERGDLGKNFKELKEIMNVFRGIKLGVCLDTCHAFAYGYEINTKEGFENFKREIEKMVGLESVKAVHANDSKVPLGGRKDRHEHIGKGYIGLEGFKNLLKDEYFSTLPYYIETPKENNMDPVNLSVLREIYQNNDL; encoded by the coding sequence ATGGCTCTCTTCGGTGCCCACGTTTCCTCTGCCGGTTCCATCTTAAAAACTTTTAAAAGGGCAAAGGATATCGGAGCGGAAGTCTTTCAATTTTTCTTAAGGAGTCCAAGGGCCTGGTACTGGAAGGGTGTAGATAAAGAAACCAAACAGGCTTTTATAGAAAAGCTTAAGGACTTTAAAAACCCCGTAATGGTTCACGCTCCTTATCTTCTCAACCTCGCCTCTCCGAACGAAGAACTGAGGGAAAAATCCGTAAAGGTTTTCCTTGAAGAGTTAAAGTTTTGCGACGAGGTCGGGATACACTTTTACAACTTTCACCCTGGAACGGCCAAGGGAATAAGCGACGAAGAAGGTTTAAGAAACGTAATAAAATCTTTGGAAGAAGTTTTTTCGGAATACACGCCGAAGTTTACAACCGTTTTACTGGAAAACACCGCAGGAGAAAGGGGAGATCTCGGAAAGAACTTTAAAGAGTTGAAGGAAATCATGAACGTTTTCAGGGGAATTAAACTTGGCGTTTGTCTGGACACCTGCCACGCCTTTGCCTACGGGTACGAGATAAACACTAAAGAGGGATTTGAGAACTTTAAAAGGGAAATTGAAAAAATGGTAGGACTCGAGAGTGTAAAGGCAGTTCATGCTAACGACAGTAAAGTTCCCTTAGGGGGCAGAAAGGATCGTCACGAGCACATAGGAAAGGGGTATATAGGTCTTGAAGGGTTTAAAAATCTTCTGAAGGATGAGTACTTTTCAACACTTCCCTACTACATAGAAACTCCCAAAGAGAATAACATGGATCCGGTGAATTTGAGTGTTCTGAGGGAGATATATCAAAACAACGATCTCTGA
- a CDS encoding NAD(P)H-dependent glycerol-3-phosphate dehydrogenase, translated as MGNTLATHLDRKGHEVLLYDINEEVVKKINEGIHPYVEGIRFKNVKATTDLNQINEFKNLICALPVQVIPKVITKVNLKGKNFISASKGIIHENLKRISQLVKEIEPKLKFFVLSGPSFAEEVSKGLPTAIVLAYEDKEEAMKLQDALDSENFNVYLNDDITGVELGGALKNVIAIAVGLSDGMGYGYNARSAIITRGLHEMANVGEKFGARRETFFGLSGAGDLILTSTSDLSRNRTFGKLLGQGYSVEEALKKINQTVEGVKTAEALYEIIKRENIFAPICEGVYRIIKGEDPKKVYPHFLSNHLREEFQR; from the coding sequence GTGGGGAACACCCTCGCCACGCACCTTGACAGGAAAGGACACGAAGTTCTGCTCTACGACATAAACGAAGAAGTGGTAAAGAAGATTAACGAAGGAATACATCCCTACGTTGAAGGAATTAGGTTTAAAAATGTAAAAGCCACTACGGATTTAAATCAAATAAATGAGTTTAAAAATCTAATTTGTGCACTTCCAGTTCAGGTAATTCCAAAAGTAATCACGAAAGTAAACCTGAAGGGAAAGAACTTTATTTCTGCTTCAAAAGGAATAATCCATGAAAATTTAAAGAGAATTTCACAGCTCGTTAAAGAAATCGAACCTAAACTTAAATTTTTTGTTCTTTCTGGACCTTCCTTTGCGGAAGAGGTTTCAAAGGGACTTCCCACGGCCATAGTGCTGGCTTACGAGGACAAAGAAGAGGCAATGAAACTCCAGGACGCACTTGATTCTGAAAACTTCAACGTTTACTTGAACGACGATATAACAGGAGTTGAACTGGGAGGTGCTTTAAAAAACGTCATAGCGATTGCGGTGGGACTTTCGGACGGAATGGGCTACGGCTACAACGCAAGGAGTGCAATCATAACCAGAGGTTTGCACGAAATGGCAAATGTAGGTGAGAAGTTCGGGGCAAGGAGGGAAACGTTTTTCGGACTTTCAGGAGCGGGAGACCTTATACTGACTTCAACCTCTGACCTTTCAAGAAACAGGACCTTTGGAAAACTCCTTGGACAGGGATACAGCGTTGAGGAAGCCCTAAAGAAGATAAACCAAACCGTGGAGGGTGTAAAAACCGCAGAAGCACTATACGAAATTATCAAAAGGGAAAACATTTTCGCACCAATATGCGAAGGAGTTTACAGGATAATCAAGGGTGAGGATCCTAAGAAGGTTTATCCTCACTTTCTTTCGAATCATCTAAGGGAGGAATTTCAGAGATAA
- a CDS encoding carbon monoxide dehydrogenase beta subunit family protein, translating to MWRVIYTGQRPAHENMALDSVLLELKSEGKIPNTIRFLQFKPECVLIGYHQAVEQEVRLEYVQREGIEVNRRITGGGAIYFDELQIGWEIIADRESFGNKSYEKITRTICETVAKALRKLGVNAQFRPRNDIEVEGKKISGTGGVFEGNAFLYQGTILMDVNLERMLKSLQIPVEKLTSKGIKSAEDRITWVKREIGRLPEKEEVFNAILEALKEELGIEPYWGELTKEELELFEEKKDYFKSDEWIYHVKKAITGDEILYGIYRCPGGTFRVSAKVDPQTKVLQQVIINGDFFINPKRLIYDLEAYLKHTPVQEVEKRIREFFKEREFESVNLTVDDFVEAVMFPLRKLEAQDLGIDKKKLNRVIGSIGGGLKENIKKAKVMLLPYCAKPTWCDYRHTDDCGECGGCTVGDLYRMAYERGMIPITITSFEMLRDVLQWCGENGYTYIGHCCYEFYEKRYEIFKKAKEWGANGVFLDIEGVTCYSLGVEEEEKAYHGEFQVELDLYVEDSEKLLSLKEKTSRVQKRQSAQKPVPNENLKEFIPQNYKVPKVAPGPQEDMSRLPIVRETSTEIGFINGQKVSFEEALQVAVELLSKAKRPTLIVGPLVLWAWNEEAKKKGEIIKRLKEKYPNLNIHLLPDYKPKNKKVDFSREVDPPNPHLSVLYGEHDLTLMIGVHCYRTDFTIRMLKKYTDTKIVTLCTLYGHPDADVSLAGVNSKKLEMFYEMA from the coding sequence ATGTGGAGAGTAATATACACCGGGCAGAGACCTGCCCACGAAAACATGGCACTTGATAGCGTTCTTTTAGAATTAAAGTCCGAAGGGAAAATACCAAACACTATAAGATTTTTACAGTTCAAACCAGAATGCGTCCTGATAGGTTATCACCAAGCTGTTGAACAAGAGGTAAGACTTGAGTACGTTCAGAGAGAAGGAATAGAGGTAAACAGAAGGATTACGGGAGGAGGAGCTATATACTTTGACGAGCTCCAGATAGGGTGGGAAATAATAGCGGACAGGGAAAGCTTTGGAAATAAATCCTACGAGAAGATAACGAGAACCATATGCGAAACCGTGGCAAAAGCACTCAGAAAACTCGGTGTAAATGCCCAGTTCAGACCGAGGAACGACATAGAAGTTGAGGGAAAGAAGATTTCGGGAACGGGTGGAGTGTTTGAGGGGAACGCATTCCTCTACCAGGGAACTATCCTCATGGACGTGAACTTGGAAAGAATGCTTAAATCCTTACAGATACCTGTTGAGAAGCTAACTTCCAAGGGGATAAAGTCCGCGGAAGACAGGATAACGTGGGTAAAGAGGGAAATCGGAAGACTGCCTGAAAAAGAAGAAGTATTTAACGCAATTCTTGAAGCCCTGAAGGAAGAACTCGGTATAGAACCTTACTGGGGAGAACTAACAAAGGAAGAGCTGGAACTCTTTGAAGAAAAGAAAGACTACTTCAAGAGTGATGAATGGATTTACCACGTGAAGAAGGCTATTACGGGAGACGAGATACTCTACGGTATATACAGGTGTCCTGGAGGAACTTTCAGGGTTTCCGCAAAAGTGGACCCCCAAACTAAGGTTCTTCAACAGGTGATAATTAACGGGGATTTCTTCATAAATCCCAAAAGACTTATATACGACTTGGAAGCTTATCTCAAGCATACTCCCGTTCAGGAAGTTGAAAAGAGGATAAGGGAGTTCTTCAAGGAAAGAGAATTTGAAAGCGTGAACCTCACGGTGGACGATTTTGTGGAAGCCGTAATGTTTCCCTTGAGGAAGTTGGAGGCTCAGGATTTAGGAATTGATAAAAAAAAACTCAATAGGGTAATAGGCAGTATAGGAGGAGGGCTGAAGGAGAACATAAAAAAGGCTAAGGTTATGCTCCTTCCCTACTGTGCAAAGCCCACGTGGTGCGATTACAGGCATACGGACGACTGCGGAGAGTGCGGAGGGTGTACGGTAGGAGACCTTTACAGAATGGCTTACGAGAGGGGAATGATACCCATAACCATTACGAGCTTTGAGATGCTGAGGGACGTCCTCCAGTGGTGCGGGGAAAACGGCTACACCTACATAGGACACTGCTGTTACGAGTTCTACGAAAAGAGGTACGAGATATTCAAAAAGGCGAAGGAGTGGGGAGCGAACGGAGTTTTTTTAGATATAGAAGGAGTTACGTGCTACTCCCTCGGAGTTGAAGAGGAGGAAAAAGCTTACCACGGTGAGTTTCAGGTGGAACTTGACCTTTACGTGGAGGACAGTGAAAAACTCCTTTCACTCAAGGAAAAGACTTCCAGAGTTCAGAAGAGACAAAGTGCCCAAAAACCTGTTCCCAACGAAAACCTAAAAGAATTTATCCCACAAAACTACAAAGTTCCGAAGGTCGCCCCGGGTCCTCAGGAAGACATGAGCAGGCTTCCCATAGTCAGGGAAACTTCCACGGAAATAGGCTTCATAAACGGTCAAAAGGTATCCTTTGAAGAGGCACTTCAAGTGGCCGTAGAGCTTCTAAGCAAAGCAAAAAGACCTACTCTAATCGTCGGACCTCTGGTGCTCTGGGCATGGAACGAAGAGGCTAAAAAGAAAGGTGAGATAATAAAGAGACTGAAGGAAAAGTATCCAAACCTGAATATCCACCTACTACCCGATTACAAGCCGAAAAACAAGAAAGTGGACTTCTCAAGAGAAGTGGACCCACCCAATCCTCACCTTTCCGTGTTGTACGGCGAGCACGACCTTACCCTCATGATAGGAGTACACTGCTACAGAACGGACTTCACCATAAGGATGCTCAAGAAGTACACGGATACAAAAATAGTCACTCTCTGCACCCTCTACGGACACCCCGATGCGGACGTTTCCCTTGCGGGGGTAAACTCAAAGAAGCTGGAAATGTTCTACGAGATGGCTTGA
- a CDS encoding MBL fold metallo-hydrolase, with product MKVIFLGTAGGRVVTFNLIRRSGGFLLEENSSYLHVDPGPGAFVYLHQLGIDYKKIDLIVLSHLHLDHSADVNTLIEAATNGGKYRNLSLFAPKSALEGADRVVFPYNRRRLVKEETFSEGSEHHYKNWKVKAVIKHKHHRTETYGLFLQNKVVYVSCAGFEERMLTLYPKNADLMIINTTFYRKRPNVEHLSAEDAKVLISHLKPKKAVITHYSMEMLQIGPDKVAEEITKETGIETIAAKDNMILEI from the coding sequence GTGAAAGTAATATTCCTAGGAACAGCGGGCGGAAGAGTTGTAACCTTCAACTTAATAAGGCGTTCTGGAGGTTTCCTTTTAGAGGAAAACAGCAGTTACCTTCACGTTGACCCCGGTCCCGGAGCTTTCGTTTACCTTCATCAGCTCGGTATAGATTACAAAAAAATAGATTTAATAGTCCTCTCCCACCTCCACTTGGACCACTCAGCCGATGTGAATACGCTTATAGAGGCTGCCACAAACGGCGGTAAGTACAGAAACCTCTCTCTCTTTGCTCCCAAAAGTGCCCTTGAAGGAGCAGACCGAGTAGTTTTTCCCTACAACAGGCGAAGACTTGTCAAAGAAGAAACTTTCAGCGAAGGCTCGGAGCACCATTACAAAAACTGGAAAGTTAAGGCGGTAATAAAACACAAACACCACAGGACGGAAACTTACGGACTTTTTCTTCAAAACAAAGTGGTTTACGTTTCCTGCGCGGGATTCGAAGAAAGGATGCTCACGCTTTACCCCAAAAACGCGGACTTGATGATAATAAATACAACCTTTTACAGGAAAAGACCCAACGTTGAACACCTTTCGGCGGAAGATGCAAAGGTTTTAATCTCTCACCTGAAACCTAAAAAAGCCGTAATAACACACTACTCCATGGAGATGCTACAGATAGGCCCCGATAAAGTTGCTGAGGAGATAACAAAAGAAACGGGAATTGAAACGATAGCGGCGAAAGACAACATGATTCTTGAGATATAA
- a CDS encoding KamA family radical SAM protein, with protein sequence MGKKLKYIIDLKFIEEIPEEERRELEKVTEKFAFRTNTYYNSLINWDNPNDPIRRIVIPTTEELEVWGKLDASNESKYMKVHGLEHKYPDTALLLVTDVCGIYCRFCFRKRLFMNDNDEVARDVSEGLEYIRNHPEINNVLLTGGDPLILATFKLEKILKALAEIPHVRIVRIGSKMLAVNPFRVLDDPKLLELFEWFNTETGKKLYLMNHFNHPRELTKEARKAVELVQKTGTTLTNQTPILKGINDDFETLKTLLEELSFIGVPPYYVFQCRPTAGNKAYSTPIEETIDLVEAVRAEVSGLAARVRYVMSHETGKIEILGKTDEHIFFRYHRAADPENRGKFMVFKRNPEAHWFDDYTELVAEYKSSLSGVS encoded by the coding sequence ATGGGAAAGAAGCTTAAATACATTATTGACCTCAAATTCATAGAGGAAATTCCGGAGGAGGAGAGGAGGGAACTTGAAAAGGTTACGGAAAAGTTTGCCTTCAGGACGAACACCTATTACAACTCCCTCATAAACTGGGACAACCCGAACGACCCGATAAGGAGGATCGTAATCCCCACTACGGAAGAGCTTGAAGTGTGGGGAAAGCTTGACGCTTCAAACGAGAGCAAGTACATGAAAGTACACGGGCTTGAGCACAAGTACCCCGACACGGCTCTGCTCCTCGTGACAGACGTTTGCGGTATATACTGCAGGTTCTGTTTCAGAAAGAGGCTCTTTATGAACGACAATGACGAGGTTGCAAGGGATGTATCCGAAGGACTTGAATACATAAGGAACCATCCTGAGATAAACAACGTCCTCCTTACCGGAGGAGACCCGCTAATCCTTGCCACCTTTAAACTTGAGAAGATATTAAAGGCTCTTGCTGAAATACCCCACGTAAGGATAGTAAGAATAGGTTCTAAGATGCTCGCGGTAAATCCCTTCAGAGTTCTCGACGACCCCAAACTCCTTGAACTCTTTGAATGGTTCAACACGGAAACTGGTAAAAAGCTTTACCTCATGAACCACTTCAACCACCCAAGGGAGTTAACTAAAGAGGCAAGAAAGGCTGTAGAACTCGTTCAAAAGACGGGAACCACCCTTACTAATCAGACTCCTATACTCAAGGGAATTAACGACGACTTTGAAACTCTAAAGACGCTCCTTGAAGAACTCTCCTTCATAGGAGTACCCCCTTACTACGTGTTCCAGTGCAGACCTACCGCGGGTAATAAAGCTTATTCAACTCCGATAGAGGAAACAATAGACTTGGTTGAAGCTGTAAGGGCAGAGGTGTCAGGACTTGCTGCAAGGGTAAGGTACGTCATGTCCCACGAAACTGGAAAGATAGAAATCCTCGGAAAGACCGATGAGCATATATTCTTCAGGTATCACAGGGCTGCGGACCCTGAAAACAGGGGTAAATTCATGGTATTCAAGAGAAATCCAGAAGCTCACTGGTTTGACGATTATACCGAGCTCGTCGCAGAATACAAATCCTCACTCTCCGGCGTTTCCTGA
- a CDS encoding ribose-phosphate diphosphokinase, whose protein sequence is MNGVKIIAGTSNKTLSEEIAGYLGLRLTDALITTFSDGEIRVQINESIRGYHVYVITSLSNPVNHNLMELLLTLDAVKRSSPKEITAVVPYYAYGRQDRQDKPRTPISAKLVADLIQKAGANRVIVVDLHSPQIQGFFDIPVEHLTAIPVLYDYIRKNVVLENPIVVSPDAGGVKRARDLANKLGCGIGVILKRRPEPNKAEVMDVVGDIEGKEAIIVDDIIDTAGTLVAAANLLVNKGVKRVIACATHGIFSGPAVERLTNSPIEKVIVTNTLPVYEKKFGKLEVVSIAPLIGEAIRRIQEGTSVSSLFT, encoded by the coding sequence ATGAACGGTGTGAAAATAATTGCGGGAACTTCCAATAAAACCCTTTCCGAAGAGATAGCGGGATACTTAGGTCTGAGACTTACCGACGCGTTAATAACCACCTTCTCCGACGGAGAGATAAGGGTTCAAATAAACGAAAGTATCAGGGGCTATCACGTATACGTAATAACTTCCCTCTCAAACCCCGTCAACCATAACTTAATGGAACTCCTGCTTACCCTCGACGCTGTAAAGCGTTCCTCTCCCAAGGAAATTACCGCGGTAGTTCCGTATTACGCCTACGGGAGGCAGGACAGGCAGGACAAGCCCAGAACTCCGATAAGCGCGAAGCTCGTTGCAGACCTTATCCAGAAGGCAGGGGCGAACAGGGTAATAGTTGTTGACCTTCACTCCCCGCAAATACAGGGCTTTTTTGACATACCCGTTGAGCATTTAACCGCAATCCCCGTGCTCTACGACTACATCAGGAAGAACGTAGTTTTAGAAAATCCAATAGTCGTTTCCCCGGACGCCGGAGGTGTAAAGCGGGCGAGGGATCTTGCCAACAAACTAGGGTGTGGCATAGGAGTAATACTCAAAAGGAGACCCGAACCGAACAAAGCGGAAGTTATGGACGTTGTAGGAGACATAGAAGGTAAAGAGGCTATAATCGTTGACGACATAATAGACACCGCCGGAACGCTCGTTGCTGCGGCAAACCTTCTTGTGAATAAAGGTGTTAAAAGGGTTATAGCCTGCGCTACGCACGGTATATTCTCCGGTCCTGCGGTAGAAAGGCTTACAAACTCCCCTATTGAAAAGGTTATCGTGACGAACACGCTTCCCGTTTACGAAAAGAAGTTCGGTAAACTGGAAGTTGTTTCCATCGCACCCCTGATAGGAGAAGCCATAAGAAGGATACAGGAGGGAACTTCTGTAAGTTCCCTCTTTACCTGA
- the sucD gene encoding succinate--CoA ligase subunit alpha: MAILVNKDTKVVVQGITGKEGSFHAKQCKEYGTQVVAGVTPGKGGMEVEGIPVFNTVKEAVKETGANCSLIFVPAPFAADAIVEALDAGIELVVCITEGIPVKDMMMVKDYMLKNYPNAKLVGPNCPGVITPGEAKVGIMPGHIFKRGKIGIVSRSGTLTYEAAYQLTKYGLGQSTAVGIGGDPVHGLTHRDVIEMFNKDPETEAILMIGEIGGTEEEEAAEYIEKEVDKPVFAYIAGITAPPGKRMGHAGAIIMGGKGTAKAKMEALEKAGAYVIENPAKIGETVAKILKVIELEEEERTSDAE, from the coding sequence CGGAACTCAGGTTGTCGCAGGAGTAACCCCCGGCAAGGGAGGAATGGAGGTAGAGGGAATTCCCGTATTCAACACTGTGAAGGAAGCGGTAAAAGAGACAGGTGCAAACTGTTCACTCATATTCGTTCCAGCCCCCTTTGCGGCGGACGCTATAGTGGAAGCTCTGGACGCGGGGATAGAACTCGTGGTGTGTATAACGGAAGGAATTCCCGTAAAAGACATGATGATGGTAAAGGACTACATGCTCAAGAACTATCCGAACGCTAAACTCGTAGGTCCCAACTGCCCCGGAGTGATTACCCCCGGAGAGGCGAAGGTGGGCATAATGCCCGGACACATATTCAAAAGAGGTAAAATAGGCATAGTTTCGAGGAGCGGAACCCTCACGTACGAGGCGGCTTATCAGCTCACGAAGTACGGACTCGGGCAGTCCACTGCTGTTGGTATAGGCGGTGACCCCGTCCACGGACTCACACACAGGGATGTTATAGAGATGTTCAACAAGGACCCCGAAACGGAAGCCATTTTAATGATCGGAGAAATCGGTGGAACGGAAGAAGAGGAAGCTGCGGAGTACATAGAGAAGGAAGTTGACAAGCCCGTATTTGCCTACATAGCCGGAATCACCGCGCCTCCCGGAAAGAGGATGGGACACGCGGGAGCTATCATCATGGGCGGAAAGGGAACGGCTAAGGCCAAGATGGAAGCCCTTGAAAAGGCGGGAGCTTACGTCATAGAGAATCCCGCAAAGATAGGTGAGACAGTGGCGAAAATACTGAAGGTTATAGAACTGGAAGAAGAAGAAAGGACTTCCGATGCTGAGTAA
- a CDS encoding ferredoxin, translated as MGLKVRVDQDTCTACELCYDRIPEVFKNAGDGIADVVKCDIEDDEGCWMIVPEGLEEEVQEVADECPSGSIIVEEE; from the coding sequence ATGGGACTTAAAGTTAGAGTAGATCAGGACACCTGCACCGCTTGCGAGCTCTGCTACGATAGAATCCCCGAAGTCTTCAAGAACGCGGGAGACGGAATAGCGGACGTAGTCAAGTGCGACATCGAAGACGACGAAGGATGCTGGATGATCGTTCCCGAAGGACTCGAAGAGGAAGTACAGGAAGTTGCAGACGAGTGCCCCAGCGGATCCATAATCGTAGAGGAAGAATAA
- a CDS encoding ferredoxin: MAKLKTMVDQETCTACELCYDRVPEVYKNRGDGIADVVKCDIKDEEDHCWMIVPEGLEDEVREVEEECPSGSIIVEELEE, encoded by the coding sequence ATGGCAAAATTAAAGACCATGGTTGACCAGGAAACCTGTACGGCTTGCGAGCTGTGTTACGATAGAGTTCCCGAGGTTTACAAGAACAGGGGAGACGGAATAGCGGATGTTGTCAAGTGTGACATAAAAGACGAGGAAGATCACTGCTGGATGATAGTCCCGGAAGGACTGGAAGACGAAGTCAGAGAAGTAGAAGAAGAGTGCCCCAGCGGTTCTATTATCGTTGAAGAACTCGAAGAGTGA
- a CDS encoding 5'-3' exonuclease, whose protein sequence is MKTLYILDGSSFVYRSFFALPPLSTSKGFPTNAIYGFLRMLFSLIKKERPQYLVVVFDAPAKTKREKIYADYKKQRPKAPDPLKVQIPVIKEILKLAGIPLLELPGYEADDVIAYLAEKFSQKGFKVKIYSPDKDLLQLVSENVLVINPMNDEVFTKERVIKKFGVEPQKIPDYLALVGDKVDNVPGIEGVGPKTAINILKKYGSVENILKNWEKFQREFPRAKKEDLELSYKLVKLYTDLDIELSEEDLKIKRPDLNKLKQKLQELEMKSLLKEVDKIFRQASQRSLF, encoded by the coding sequence ATGAAAACCCTCTACATTTTGGACGGCTCTTCATTCGTTTACAGAAGTTTCTTCGCACTCCCTCCCCTCAGTACAAGTAAAGGTTTTCCCACGAACGCTATATACGGTTTCTTGAGGATGTTATTTTCCCTTATTAAGAAAGAAAGACCTCAGTACTTGGTCGTGGTCTTTGATGCTCCCGCAAAGACAAAAAGGGAAAAAATATACGCAGACTATAAAAAACAAAGACCGAAAGCCCCGGATCCACTAAAGGTTCAAATTCCCGTAATAAAGGAAATACTAAAACTCGCCGGTATACCCCTTTTAGAACTTCCCGGATACGAAGCAGACGACGTTATAGCTTACTTGGCAGAAAAATTTTCCCAAAAAGGTTTTAAAGTAAAGATTTACTCCCCGGACAAAGACCTTTTACAGCTCGTGTCCGAAAACGTTCTGGTCATAAACCCTATGAACGATGAAGTGTTCACAAAAGAAAGAGTAATAAAGAAGTTCGGAGTAGAACCCCAAAAAATACCAGACTACCTCGCACTCGTAGGAGATAAAGTGGACAACGTCCCCGGAATAGAAGGCGTAGGACCAAAAACGGCTATAAACATACTTAAAAAGTACGGCAGTGTGGAAAATATCTTAAAAAACTGGGAAAAGTTTCAAAGAGAGTTTCCAAGGGCAAAAAAAGAAGACTTAGAACTCTCCTACAAGCTCGTAAAACTCTACACGGATTTAGATATTGAACTCTCCGAAGAAGATTTAAAGATAAAACGACCTGATCTGAATAAACTAAAACAAAAACTTCAAGAACTTGAGATGAAGAGCCTTTTAAAAGAAGTGGATAAGATTTTCAGACAGGCTTCTCAGAGATCGTTGTTTTGA